A genomic region of Lachnoclostridium edouardi contains the following coding sequences:
- a CDS encoding substrate-binding domain-containing protein, which translates to MATKKIRQSDIAEKLNITRTTVARAFSGENISAKTRERVLAAAKEMGYVHNGAAATLAMKKCKVVYAFIVGTIDEGYSDMIIKGMQDAVKLWSGYNFQIKVFVTDIKLRGNKCHEQIDQFYEVVGNERPDGVIFSALGQENMDLVTAYCRENEIPLMTLDAVSKNAELCHVGPDCYEFGEATAAYLASLIKRQGKILAISYDDGYEWSSLRMKGFFRWLRQNCPEIEVLNVEADNISRSTYKRILKEYLETFQPDAIYAPFKMDYIVQILQEMEQKRRYILISNGINADIEKYLYSGIIAGIISSCPYQLGAIIANNFFKYFFRSTEVVKNEIDIGFDIYIKESYRKAAQMRI; encoded by the coding sequence ATGGCTACTAAAAAAATTCGTCAGTCAGACATTGCTGAAAAGCTGAATATCACGAGAACCACGGTGGCAAGGGCGTTTTCCGGAGAAAACATCAGCGCCAAGACCCGGGAGCGGGTCCTGGCTGCAGCCAAAGAGATGGGATATGTTCACAACGGTGCGGCTGCGACCCTGGCAATGAAAAAGTGCAAAGTTGTCTATGCGTTCATCGTCGGGACCATCGACGAAGGCTATAGCGACATGATTATCAAAGGCATGCAGGATGCGGTCAAGCTCTGGAGCGGGTATAATTTTCAGATTAAAGTCTTTGTTACCGACATCAAGCTCCGGGGAAATAAGTGTCACGAGCAGATCGATCAGTTCTATGAGGTGGTGGGGAATGAACGGCCTGACGGCGTGATTTTTTCCGCCCTGGGGCAGGAGAATATGGATCTGGTGACCGCCTACTGCCGTGAAAACGAGATCCCTCTGATGACGCTGGACGCAGTCAGTAAAAATGCGGAGTTGTGCCATGTTGGGCCGGATTGCTATGAATTTGGGGAGGCAACCGCTGCATATTTGGCTAGTTTAATCAAAAGACAGGGGAAAATTTTGGCGATTTCATACGATGATGGCTATGAGTGGAGCAGCCTGAGAATGAAGGGCTTCTTTCGCTGGCTTCGTCAGAACTGCCCGGAAATTGAGGTACTTAATGTTGAGGCGGACAATATCAGCCGGAGTACGTATAAGAGGATACTGAAAGAGTATCTGGAGACGTTTCAGCCCGACGCAATTTATGCGCCGTTCAAGATGGACTATATTGTGCAGATCCTCCAGGAGATGGAGCAGAAGCGCCGCTATATTCTGATCAGCAACGGCATCAATGCGGACATAGAAAAATACCTTTATTCGGGAATCATTGCGGGGATTATCTCCAGCTGTCCCTACCAACTGGGGGCTATCATCGCTAATAACTTTTTCAAATATTTCTTCCGCAGCACAGAAGTGGTGAAGAATGAAATTGATATAGGATTTGACATTTACATCAAGGAGAGCTACCGGAAAGCCGCTCAGATGCGCATTTAA
- a CDS encoding IS1634 family transposase, with product MYISLTGNSDNKDVYIKRSFRKSNGKTATKIHRKLGKLNDLLQQFSGDYDAMMAWARSEAEKDTMEYNAKTGDVSVSLSKSAYIPKNEERCFPVGYLFLQKLCTELKIDSICRKISKRHKYTYDFSAILTDQIFSRTLSPSSKMGSYSYCQTLLEPPKYELQNLYRALSVMAEESDFIQEELYFNSNFVLPRNKKILYYDCTNYYFEIEQDDDFRKYGKSKENRPNPIVTMGLFMDADGIPLAFDVFPGNQNEQTTLKPLETKIIRDFSCSEFIFCSDAGLGSKANRRFNSFGNRSYVITQSLKKMHEEDRQTALNPKQFRRPGSNKFIDISTLDESDPDIYETIFYKEVPVVTGDMDEVVIVTYSPKYKAYQKRIREQQIARAVKMMEQPGKKRRGKNQNDPARFIKSTAVTKDGEVAGRNIYDLDLDRISEEETYDGFYAVITNLEGDVGEILKINRQRWEIEENFRIMKTDFEARPVYVRREDRIKAHFLICYISLLVYRLLEKRIGNNYTCNEILSTLRSMQVTLLSKESGYIPSYKRTDMTDDLHKAFGFHTDYEFISKSAMRSIIKATKTEEAKK from the coding sequence ATTTATATTTCACTTACTGGTAATTCAGATAACAAAGATGTCTATATTAAACGTTCATTCCGGAAAAGCAACGGAAAAACCGCTACCAAAATCCACAGAAAGCTTGGAAAGCTCAACGATCTCTTACAGCAGTTTTCCGGAGATTATGATGCTATGATGGCCTGGGCAAGGTCAGAGGCAGAAAAGGATACCATGGAATACAACGCTAAAACAGGCGATGTTTCTGTTTCCCTATCCAAAAGTGCTTATATTCCAAAAAATGAAGAACGCTGCTTTCCGGTTGGATATTTGTTCCTTCAAAAACTGTGTACCGAATTAAAAATCGATTCCATTTGCCGCAAGATTTCCAAACGTCATAAATACACGTATGATTTCAGCGCAATTCTTACGGACCAGATTTTTTCAAGAACCCTGTCACCTTCCAGCAAGATGGGCAGTTACTCTTATTGTCAGACGCTGCTTGAACCACCTAAGTATGAACTGCAGAACCTCTATCGTGCACTTTCCGTTATGGCTGAAGAATCCGACTTTATCCAAGAGGAGTTATACTTCAATTCAAACTTTGTGCTTCCGAGGAACAAAAAGATTCTTTACTACGACTGTACGAATTATTACTTTGAAATCGAGCAGGATGATGATTTTAGAAAGTATGGGAAAAGCAAAGAAAACAGACCAAATCCTATCGTCACAATGGGATTATTTATGGATGCGGATGGCATCCCCCTTGCTTTTGACGTGTTCCCGGGAAATCAGAATGAACAGACCACTTTAAAACCTTTAGAAACAAAAATCATACGCGACTTTTCATGCAGCGAGTTTATTTTCTGCTCAGATGCCGGGCTTGGCAGTAAGGCAAATCGAAGATTTAACAGCTTTGGAAACCGTTCTTATGTCATTACACAATCCTTGAAAAAAATGCACGAGGAAGATCGGCAGACCGCCTTAAATCCAAAACAGTTTCGCAGACCCGGTTCCAATAAGTTCATCGACATATCCACTCTGGATGAATCCGATCCGGATATTTACGAAACAATCTTTTACAAGGAAGTACCTGTTGTAACTGGCGACATGGATGAAGTTGTCATCGTAACCTATTCTCCAAAATACAAGGCATACCAGAAAAGGATCCGCGAACAACAGATAGCACGCGCTGTAAAAATGATGGAACAGCCCGGTAAAAAAAGACGCGGCAAAAATCAGAACGACCCTGCCCGTTTTATAAAATCCACTGCTGTAACAAAAGATGGCGAGGTCGCAGGCAGGAACATATATGACCTGGATTTAGACCGTATCTCTGAAGAAGAAACGTATGACGGATTTTATGCAGTTATAACAAATCTTGAAGGAGATGTTGGAGAAATCTTAAAAATTAACAGACAGCGTTGGGAGATCGAAGAAAACTTCCGCATCATGAAAACAGATTTTGAAGCACGTCCTGTCTATGTCAGAAGGGAGGATCGCATCAAAGCACATTTCCTGATTTGTTATATCAGCCTGCTTGTGTACCGGCTGCTCGAGAAAAGAATCGGGAATAACTATACCTGTAACGAGATTCTGAGCACTCTTCGTTCCATGCAGGTAACACTTCTGTCAAAGGAAAGCGGCTATATTCCTTCCTACAAGAGAACCGATATGACAGATGATTTACACAAGGCATTTGGCTTTCATACGGATTATGAATTTATTTCAAAATCAGCTATGCGAAGCATAATAAAAGCTACTAAAACAGAAGAAGCAAAAAAATAG
- a CDS encoding recombinase family protein, whose product MNGMGREQVRSALLDYQPDCAQELQDRRLMLEALERPNVLTRRDETEHFTASAWVIDSTGEQKAILSKYARENHFSNTAFFVDDGYSGTNFNRPSWSELLERIENGEVATLIVKDMSRLGRDYLKVGFYTEVLFVEKGVRFIAINNGIDSANQQDSDFTPFLNIINEWYAKDTSKKIRAVMKSKGEAGEYLCTNPPYGYMKDPDNRKRWIVDGEAAEVVKRIFTLCLDGYGPSQIARILKEDKVITPTIHFQQTGRATRNTSPDNPYNWTGDTIADILERPEYQGHTVNFKTYKQSYKSKKTCYNPEEKWLVFENTHEAIIDADTWKRVQELRKNKRRPTRTGKTNMFSGIVRCADCGEKLYYCTSKNFEARQDHFVCSTSRLKGKEVCSTHFIRAVVLEQGVLAHMRLTIACVANHEEQFRKAMGAKQKAEAKKELAAKRRQLTQAERRIEELDRLFKRIYEDNVGGKLSDSRFQMLSGDYEQEQEELREKLLRLNEEINEQEEQTENIDRFISKVQKYLNLDELTPSVLNDMVKAVYVHAPDKSKGHREQQIDISYDLVGILPASLLNDLQNGETA is encoded by the coding sequence ATGAACGGAATGGGACGGGAACAAGTACGCAGCGCCCTGCTGGATTATCAGCCGGACTGCGCTCAGGAACTGCAGGATCGGCGGCTGATGCTGGAGGCGCTGGAGCGCCCCAATGTGCTGACCCGGAGGGACGAGACAGAGCACTTTACCGCCTCCGCCTGGGTTATCGACTCCACCGGAGAGCAAAAGGCAATTTTAAGTAAATACGCAAGAGAAAATCATTTCTCAAATACTGCGTTTTTCGTGGACGACGGATATTCTGGAACGAACTTCAACCGTCCGAGTTGGAGCGAACTTCTGGAACGGATTGAAAACGGAGAAGTGGCGACGCTGATTGTCAAAGATATGTCGCGGCTTGGGCGCGACTATCTGAAAGTGGGCTTTTACACCGAAGTCCTGTTCGTGGAAAAGGGCGTGCGGTTTATCGCTATCAATAACGGCATAGACAGCGCAAACCAGCAGGACAGCGACTTTACCCCCTTTTTGAACATCATCAACGAGTGGTACGCAAAAGATACAAGCAAAAAAATCCGCGCTGTGATGAAGTCAAAAGGAGAAGCAGGAGAATACCTCTGCACAAACCCGCCCTATGGTTACATGAAAGACCCTGATAACAGAAAACGGTGGATTGTGGACGGAGAAGCCGCCGAAGTAGTTAAGCGGATATTTACCCTTTGTCTGGACGGTTACGGACCGTCGCAGATTGCCCGTATTCTGAAAGAGGATAAAGTCATAACGCCGACAATCCATTTTCAGCAGACAGGCAGGGCAACGAGGAACACATCGCCGGACAATCCCTACAACTGGACGGGAGATACCATAGCTGACATTTTGGAGCGTCCAGAATATCAAGGGCATACGGTAAATTTCAAGACTTATAAGCAGTCCTACAAAAGCAAGAAAACCTGTTACAATCCAGAGGAAAAGTGGCTTGTGTTTGAGAATACCCACGAGGCAATCATTGACGCTGACACATGGAAACGGGTGCAGGAATTACGGAAGAACAAACGCCGCCCGACGAGAACAGGAAAGACGAATATGTTTTCCGGCATTGTGCGCTGTGCCGATTGCGGCGAAAAGCTGTATTATTGCACAAGCAAGAATTTTGAAGCAAGGCAAGACCATTTTGTCTGCTCTACTTCAAGGCTCAAGGGGAAAGAGGTTTGCTCTACTCATTTTATCCGCGCCGTTGTCTTGGAACAGGGCGTACTTGCTCACATGAGATTGACGATTGCCTGTGTTGCTAACCACGAAGAACAATTCCGAAAAGCTATGGGTGCGAAACAGAAAGCCGAAGCGAAAAAGGAACTGGCGGCAAAGCGGCGGCAACTGACGCAAGCGGAACGCCGAATAGAGGAACTTGACCGATTATTCAAGCGTATTTACGAGGACAACGTGGGCGGGAAACTATCTGACAGCAGATTTCAAATGCTCTCCGGCGATTACGAGCAGGAGCAGGAAGAACTGCGGGAAAAGCTGTTGCGATTGAACGAAGAAATTAACGAACAGGAAGAACAAACAGAGAACATTGACAGGTTCATCAGCAAAGTACAGAAATATCTTAATTTGGACGAATTAACCCCCTCTGTTTTAAACGACATGGTAAAGGCGGTATACGTTCACGCGCCGGATAAATCAAAGGGGCATAGGGAACAGCAGATTGACATTTCCTATGACCTTGTGGGAATACTCCCCGCGTCTTTACTGAATGACCTGCAAAATGGAGAAACGGCATAG
- a CDS encoding cupin domain-containing protein translates to MYEVIDGSNSLNLRTMEYDGDSRAKGSGGNVNRALWRTDRIGLLRITQDAGVGTVTKVAPVGFCYHSNCVEVEYLLDSVCDLTYPDGTHVTMNPGDALVHQPGQPHGMQSLIPKNMQILAIYNRAPGTVDRFEFDKNVDKHLNDKWKVTRAADVPPTPCPYPGVDIRVLFENNEQPLTFAEVTLQPGASIPLENFTAVENCDEMIVVRSGKGLAIYPDKTYPLRSEITLYNQPGQPYKYVNTGDEDLVLLYTWSIQRFGEIERADVAL, encoded by the coding sequence ATGTACGAGGTAATAGACGGCAGCAACAGCCTGAACCTGAGAACTATGGAGTATGATGGGGACAGCCGGGCGAAGGGCTCCGGCGGCAATGTCAACAGAGCACTCTGGCGGACGGATCGGATCGGACTGCTCCGCATTACGCAGGACGCGGGAGTGGGAACGGTGACCAAAGTGGCGCCGGTGGGCTTCTGCTACCACAGCAATTGCGTGGAGGTGGAGTACCTGCTGGACAGCGTGTGTGACCTGACCTATCCTGACGGAACCCATGTGACCATGAATCCCGGCGATGCACTGGTGCATCAGCCCGGCCAGCCCCACGGTATGCAGAGCCTGATTCCGAAAAACATGCAGATCCTGGCCATTTACAACCGGGCGCCCGGAACAGTGGATCGCTTTGAATTCGACAAAAATGTGGATAAACACCTGAACGACAAATGGAAGGTGACCCGGGCTGCCGACGTTCCTCCCACGCCCTGCCCCTATCCCGGCGTAGATATCAGAGTCCTGTTTGAAAACAATGAACAGCCCCTGACCTTTGCGGAGGTTACGCTGCAGCCCGGCGCCTCTATTCCTCTGGAGAATTTTACCGCGGTGGAAAACTGCGACGAGATGATTGTGGTGCGCAGCGGCAAGGGGCTGGCCATCTATCCGGACAAGACCTACCCGCTCCGCAGTGAAATCACCCTGTACAACCAGCCGGGCCAGCCCTACAAGTATGTCAACACCGGCGATGAAGATCTTGTGCTGCTGTATACCTGGTCGATCCAGCGCTTCGGGGAGATTGAGAGGGCTGACGTTGCCCTGTAA
- a CDS encoding sensor histidine kinase — MAKPECSLKLSLSSPRGWGITLGILLASTGLCILLQRASNSEGPVNLIFVLAVLLISRLTTGYFYGLLASLVSVVSVNYIFTFPYWELDFTLSGYPITFFTMTAVAVITSALTTQIKNQERLRAETEKEKMRANLLRSVSHDIRTPLTSIVGATSAVLDNQDTLTEEQKRSLLTDVRDDAQWLIRVVENLLSITRISNNGAADLAKQEEAAEEILGETAHKFRKRYPQVPLRVEIPDELLLVPMDAILIEQVLNNLLENAVLHGKGLTELRLSVCNAIIRAHGGTLFAQNRPSGGAEFNFTLPLTPPQSEDSFLKGSMPHENS, encoded by the coding sequence ATGGCCAAACCAGAATGCTCTTTGAAACTTTCCCTCTCCTCCCCACGGGGCTGGGGCATCACCCTTGGAATTCTGTTGGCTTCCACCGGCCTGTGCATCCTGTTGCAGCGTGCCAGCAACTCCGAAGGTCCTGTGAATCTGATCTTCGTACTGGCGGTACTGCTGATCTCCCGTCTGACCACCGGCTATTTTTACGGTTTGCTGGCCTCCCTGGTCAGTGTGGTTTCCGTCAACTATATTTTCACCTTTCCCTATTGGGAACTGGATTTTACGCTCTCCGGCTATCCCATTACCTTTTTTACCATGACTGCCGTAGCGGTGATCACCAGCGCCCTCACCACCCAGATCAAAAACCAGGAACGGCTTCGGGCGGAGACGGAAAAGGAGAAAATGCGAGCCAATTTGCTGCGCTCCGTATCCCATGACATCCGCACGCCGCTGACCTCCATCGTAGGCGCCACCTCTGCTGTGTTGGACAATCAGGATACTCTGACGGAAGAACAGAAACGCAGCCTGCTCACCGACGTACGGGACGACGCACAGTGGCTCATCCGCGTAGTGGAAAATCTTCTGTCCATCACCCGCATCAGCAACAACGGTGCTGCCGATCTGGCCAAGCAGGAGGAGGCCGCTGAAGAAATCCTGGGTGAAACCGCCCACAAATTCCGCAAGCGCTATCCTCAGGTTCCCCTTCGTGTGGAGATTCCCGACGAACTGCTGCTGGTACCGATGGACGCAATCCTCATTGAACAAGTGCTGAATAACCTGCTGGAAAACGCCGTGCTCCACGGCAAAGGGCTGACAGAGCTTCGTCTGTCTGTCTGCAATGCCATTATCCGTGCTCACGGAGGCACCTTGTTTGCCCAAAACCGCCCAAGCGGCGGCGCTGAATTTAACTTCACCCTGCCGCTGACCCCGCCCCAGTCTGAGGACTCATTTCTGAAAGGAAGCATGCCCCATGAAAATTCGTGA
- a CDS encoding uracil-xanthine permease family protein: protein MAIKSIFKDNEYIQSNNPDLFYQIEEKPRSVKDAIVYAFQTVVTMLGPMSITPLALAAACGMTPLQTAQVLGLCMIGSGLGTLCQTTWGVRLPVVQTMSLAFMAGYISIAGIVTAENGGVVDGKLIMCYIMGAVILGGMVEFLLGVTGLITKLKRVFTPVIMGPVMMLIMLSMATTTVGWASENWFVFLVVAVLTLTMSNIIPATKWGKDKKIIKSLAIIVPIVVGYVISWVMSANGMIDPSSGAYVDIQVIKDTPWFNKPGGFVNWGMPKFRLDFLLLVLAGYLMSIIESIGQYHANTFACRCPGKLSQHRVSMGIGMEGLGCILSALAGGLASTSSGENIGLVERTGVASRHIARVGGVLLICLGLIGKFGAVITSITDPIIAGIFVSILGVVGGGGLQTTFSKCPLSGRNVSIFGIALIFGMGMPAYIAANPVDTGIIWLTNSINGICSSNMAIGGIMAILLDQVMPGSDKERGIQEDDTPDAEYGEDTAYGVSIKE, encoded by the coding sequence ATGGCAATAAAATCAATATTTAAGGACAATGAGTACATTCAGTCCAATAACCCAGATCTGTTTTACCAAATTGAAGAAAAACCCAGAAGCGTAAAGGACGCTATTGTTTACGCCTTCCAGACCGTGGTGACCATGCTCGGCCCCATGTCTATTACTCCGCTGGCCTTGGCCGCCGCTTGCGGTATGACTCCGCTGCAGACCGCTCAGGTGCTGGGCCTTTGCATGATCGGCTCCGGTCTGGGCACTCTGTGTCAGACCACCTGGGGCGTTCGTCTTCCTGTTGTGCAGACCATGTCCCTGGCGTTCATGGCTGGTTATATCTCCATTGCCGGTATTGTTACCGCAGAAAATGGCGGCGTAGTGGATGGAAAACTGATCATGTGCTACATCATGGGTGCGGTTATCCTGGGCGGCATGGTGGAGTTTCTGCTGGGCGTCACCGGTTTGATCACCAAGCTCAAAAGGGTGTTTACTCCCGTTATCATGGGCCCTGTTATGATGCTGATCATGCTGTCCATGGCAACAACCACTGTTGGCTGGGCCAGCGAGAACTGGTTTGTTTTTCTGGTGGTGGCTGTTCTCACTTTGACCATGTCCAACATTATCCCTGCTACCAAATGGGGTAAAGACAAGAAGATCATCAAGTCCCTGGCAATCATCGTTCCCATTGTGGTAGGCTACGTAATTTCCTGGGTTATGAGCGCCAACGGTATGATTGATCCCAGCTCCGGCGCCTACGTGGATATCCAGGTCATCAAGGATACGCCTTGGTTTAATAAGCCCGGTGGATTTGTCAACTGGGGTATGCCCAAGTTCCGTCTGGACTTCCTGCTGCTGGTGCTGGCTGGCTATCTGATGTCCATCATCGAGTCCATCGGTCAGTATCACGCCAATACTTTTGCCTGCCGCTGCCCCGGCAAGCTGTCTCAGCACCGCGTCTCCATGGGCATCGGCATGGAAGGCTTGGGCTGCATTCTCTCCGCGCTGGCCGGCGGCTTGGCTTCTACTTCTTCTGGTGAGAACATCGGTCTTGTTGAAAGAACTGGTGTTGCTTCCCGCCACATTGCCCGTGTCGGCGGTGTCCTGCTGATCTGCCTGGGTCTGATTGGTAAGTTTGGCGCTGTGATTACCTCTATTACGGATCCCATTATCGCAGGTATCTTCGTTTCCATCCTCGGTGTGGTTGGCGGCGGCGGTCTGCAGACTACTTTCTCCAAGTGCCCGCTGAGCGGCAGAAACGTTTCCATTTTTGGTATTGCCCTGATCTTCGGTATGGGCATGCCCGCCTATATTGCTGCCAATCCCGTAGATACCGGTATCATATGGCTGACTAACTCCATTAACGGCATCTGCTCCAGCAACATGGCTATTGGCGGCATCATGGCGATTCTCCTTGACCAGGTAATGCCCGGCAGCGATAAAGAGCGCGGTATCCAGGAGGACGATACTCCTGACGCTGAGTATGGGGAAGACACTGCATATGGCGTCTCCATCAAAGAGTAA
- a CDS encoding IS1634 family transposase has translation MAYFLKKTTLKGRTYLAIYDSFYNQEKKGAAHKCYKSLGSVETLKKNGMEDPISFYQQEVALLNQQRKEEGVRKISDISPTLYLGYFPLKAILEKLKIQKYVNYFHLTYDFQFDLYELISTLVYARGVCPCSKNRTFHDVLPNLYHSSHYSYDQLLDGLAFLGENYEKFIEIFTVQTAAVYGLDTSNSYFDCTNFYFEIDREDDFRKKGPSKENKKEPIIGLGLLLDRNQIPVGMKMYPGNESEKPILRDVIDGLKNRNNIMGKTIHVADKGLNCAQNIAFSKQNGDGYLFSKSVKTLPSTEKTWVLLEQDYKDVKDKSGKLLYRYKSCIDTFPYSIEYNGKKQTIMLTEKRLVTYNPSLAAKKRYEINRLVEKAKALTLSQAKRNDFGEAGKYVDFTDKTGNKAKTRINQAAIDKDLELAGYNLLVTSETQMTDQDIYCTYHNLWRIEESFKIMKSDLDARPVFLQKENTIKGHFLICYLTVLLERIFQFKILDEKYSTSDIFRFIKDFRVTKGEHKYINTTRDCTFINDLADKFHLPLTNYFLSETQINTIFNYKL, from the coding sequence ATGGCATATTTTTTAAAAAAGACAACTTTAAAAGGCAGAACTTATCTTGCGATTTATGACAGTTTTTATAATCAGGAAAAAAAGGGGGCAGCTCACAAATGCTACAAATCCCTTGGCTCTGTAGAAACACTGAAAAAGAACGGCATGGAAGATCCAATCTCTTTTTACCAACAAGAAGTAGCTCTCTTAAACCAGCAACGAAAAGAAGAAGGTGTCCGCAAAATTTCTGACATTTCTCCAACTCTTTATCTTGGATACTTTCCACTGAAAGCAATCCTTGAGAAATTAAAAATCCAAAAGTATGTGAATTATTTTCATCTTACATATGATTTTCAGTTCGATCTTTATGAATTGATTTCTACATTAGTCTACGCAAGAGGTGTATGCCCATGCAGTAAAAACAGGACATTCCACGATGTGCTTCCCAATCTGTACCATTCGTCGCATTATTCCTATGATCAGCTTCTTGATGGTCTTGCCTTTTTGGGAGAAAACTATGAAAAGTTTATCGAGATCTTTACTGTACAAACTGCGGCTGTTTATGGACTGGATACTTCAAACTCTTACTTTGATTGTACGAATTTCTATTTTGAAATAGACAGGGAGGATGATTTCAGAAAAAAAGGACCGAGCAAAGAAAACAAAAAGGAACCCATCATCGGTCTTGGGCTCCTTTTGGATCGGAACCAGATTCCGGTCGGTATGAAGATGTATCCGGGAAATGAGTCAGAAAAACCCATTCTACGTGATGTGATTGATGGACTTAAAAATAGGAACAATATCATGGGAAAAACCATCCATGTCGCAGACAAAGGACTTAATTGTGCACAAAACATTGCGTTTTCAAAACAGAATGGAGATGGTTATCTGTTTTCAAAATCTGTAAAAACCTTGCCTTCGACAGAAAAAACCTGGGTATTATTAGAACAGGATTACAAAGATGTCAAAGATAAAAGCGGAAAACTTTTATACCGCTATAAAAGCTGTATTGATACTTTTCCTTATTCCATAGAGTATAACGGAAAAAAACAGACCATTATGCTTACAGAGAAACGCCTGGTTACCTACAATCCTTCCCTTGCTGCAAAAAAAAGATATGAAATAAACCGCCTTGTAGAAAAAGCAAAAGCACTTACCCTGTCACAAGCCAAAAGGAATGACTTTGGAGAAGCAGGAAAATATGTGGATTTCACAGATAAAACAGGAAATAAAGCAAAAACAAGGATTAATCAGGCTGCCATCGATAAGGACCTCGAACTTGCCGGATACAATCTTCTGGTCACATCCGAAACCCAGATGACAGATCAGGATATTTACTGTACTTACCATAATCTGTGGAGAATTGAAGAATCCTTTAAGATTATGAAATCAGACCTGGATGCACGGCCGGTATTTCTTCAAAAAGAAAATACGATTAAAGGCCACTTTTTGATTTGCTATTTAACAGTTCTCTTAGAGAGGATTTTTCAATTTAAGATACTGGATGAAAAATATTCAACTTCAGATATATTTAGATTCATTAAAGATTTCAGGGTAACAAAAGGCGAACATAAATATATAAACACCACAAGGGATTGTACTTTTATAAATGACCTAGCTGATAAATTTCATCTTCCTTTAACGAATTACTTTCTATCTGAAACTCAAATAAACACCATTTTTAATTATAAACTATAA
- the hydA gene encoding dihydropyrimidinase, which yields MSMIIKNGTIVTASNTFRGDVKIEDGVIVAVGSGIEVKEGDKVIDATGQYVMPGGIDPHTHIGHPDYVDNFEDGTRAAAVGGLTTLGSYLEPPTAGRNLLQTYEHMKEEAKDSCIDYILNPIINGASVQDFLDNADKLRAAGCGTIKLFMASRGMGYYSEDMAQYKMIKRAGELGMNVGDHCENGDVIDTIVAEEVAKGHTDNIYHGLCRKTYLEGEATKRFISIVKAAGAIGRVVHISCKDAVDELVKAKEEGLPIVGETCPQYLLKDISYLAREFSESAKCICAPPLREKWHQEVLWDAIRKGVITTVGSDHAPVAYEGMPVSKVNGRESFNKVPCGCPGVEDIYPLMYSEGVAAGRISLQTFVAITSTNPAKEYGLYPKKGDIAVGFDGDVVVLDPNRSRTISVKTQYQKADFNAWEGKTVSGFITHVVSRGEEIVCEGKFIGKKGHGQFLPAGDIQL from the coding sequence ATGAGCATGATTATTAAGAATGGTACCATTGTCACTGCCAGCAACACCTTCCGTGGCGACGTCAAGATTGAAGACGGCGTGATCGTTGCCGTTGGTTCCGGCATCGAGGTAAAGGAAGGCGATAAAGTCATCGACGCAACCGGCCAGTATGTTATGCCCGGCGGCATCGATCCCCATACCCACATCGGTCACCCCGATTATGTGGACAACTTCGAGGACGGCACCCGCGCTGCGGCGGTGGGCGGCCTGACCACTCTGGGCAGCTATCTGGAGCCGCCCACGGCCGGCAGAAATCTGCTGCAGACCTATGAGCACATGAAGGAAGAGGCTAAAGATTCCTGCATCGACTACATTCTCAATCCCATCATCAACGGCGCTTCTGTCCAGGACTTCCTGGACAACGCGGATAAACTCCGGGCCGCAGGCTGCGGCACCATCAAGCTGTTCATGGCTTCCCGCGGCATGGGTTACTATTCCGAGGATATGGCCCAGTACAAGATGATCAAGAGAGCCGGTGAGCTGGGCATGAACGTAGGTGACCACTGCGAAAACGGTGACGTCATCGATACCATCGTGGCGGAAGAGGTAGCCAAGGGGCACACCGACAATATCTACCACGGCCTGTGCCGTAAAACCTATCTGGAAGGCGAAGCTACCAAGCGATTTATCTCCATTGTCAAGGCGGCGGGCGCCATCGGCCGTGTGGTACATATCTCCTGCAAGGACGCTGTGGACGAACTGGTGAAGGCCAAGGAAGAGGGACTGCCCATTGTGGGTGAGACCTGCCCCCAGTACCTGCTCAAGGATATCAGCTATCTGGCCAGAGAGTTCTCTGAGTCTGCCAAGTGCATCTGTGCGCCTCCGCTGCGTGAGAAGTGGCATCAGGAAGTACTGTGGGATGCCATTCGCAAGGGTGTCATCACCACCGTTGGTTCTGACCACGCACCCGTTGCCTATGAAGGCATGCCCGTCAGCAAGGTTAACGGCCGTGAGTCCTTCAACAAGGTGCCCTGCGGCTGCCCTGGTGTGGAGGACATCTATCCGCTGATGTACAGCGAAGGTGTGGCTGCCGGCCGCATCAGCCTGCAGACTTTCGTGGCCATCACCAGTACCAACCCTGCCAAGGAGTATGGCCTGTATCCCAAGAAGGGCGACATTGCTGTTGGATTCGACGGCGACGTGGTGGTTCTGGATCCCAATCGTTCCCGTACCATCTCCGTCAAGACCCAGTATCAGAAAGCCGACTTTAATGCCTGGGAAGGCAAGACAGTCAGCGGTTTCATCACCCATGTGGTTTCCCGCGGCGAGGAGATCGTCTGCGAGGGCAAATTCATCGGAAAGAAAGGCCACGGTCAGTTCCTGCCCGCCGGTGACATCCAGCTGTAA